One stretch of Croceibacterium atlanticum DNA includes these proteins:
- a CDS encoding universal stress protein → MSTNTRSRASTVLRSPVGDERTRFSSQAPQILACLDEDMNRLEVTRHARAIAKALDLQLGFAQIVETAPHGVLPADPIEWNLRFTECRDGIGELIGEASETVSDVLPVVLPGTAHERLIDWAEGHRGSVLVLARHSGRGPHSGLGTTADRLLTSGAASMLLLPSGRERKCSAEYRRLLVPLDGSPNSESVLPVVTRLAQSLEAQVILAHIVSPTAELPSLETQAGSDRSNTSARARNYLETWKLRLLRQGIDATVYFGTDSETCERLNLIASRLEIDLVVVASHGQTNLASAPYGSVAGALAKSAPCPTFIVQPDLRIPLAKPGRSGFMFEALAAETEFAS, encoded by the coding sequence ATGTCGACGAATACCCGATCACGTGCCAGCACGGTGCTGAGGTCGCCGGTTGGAGACGAACGCACCCGCTTTTCTAGCCAAGCGCCGCAAATTCTTGCTTGTCTGGACGAAGACATGAACCGCCTCGAAGTGACACGGCACGCGCGCGCAATCGCGAAAGCTCTCGACCTGCAGCTTGGCTTTGCCCAGATCGTTGAAACGGCCCCGCATGGGGTTCTTCCTGCCGACCCGATCGAGTGGAACCTGCGCTTCACCGAATGCCGCGACGGCATAGGCGAGCTTATTGGGGAGGCAAGCGAGACGGTCTCGGATGTGCTGCCCGTTGTTCTCCCGGGGACCGCCCATGAACGGCTGATAGACTGGGCGGAGGGTCATCGCGGGTCGGTCCTCGTCCTCGCGCGGCATAGCGGGCGAGGTCCACATTCAGGCCTGGGCACCACCGCCGACCGGCTGCTGACAAGCGGCGCAGCATCCATGCTTCTACTTCCTTCGGGACGCGAAAGGAAATGTTCGGCCGAGTACCGCAGACTTCTGGTGCCGCTTGATGGATCGCCCAATTCCGAGAGCGTGCTGCCGGTTGTCACAAGGCTTGCCCAGTCGCTAGAAGCGCAAGTGATCCTGGCGCACATTGTTTCTCCAACCGCCGAGTTGCCCTCACTCGAAACACAGGCCGGTTCCGATAGGAGCAATACCTCCGCGCGCGCCCGCAACTATCTCGAAACATGGAAGTTGAGGCTCCTGCGGCAAGGCATCGACGCTACCGTGTATTTCGGAACCGACAGCGAAACGTGCGAGCGGCTCAATCTGATCGCATCCCGCCTCGAAATCGACCTTGTTGTGGTCGCTTCCCATGGCCAGACCAACCTTGCCAGCGCGCCCTACGGAAGTGTCGCCGGCGCTCTGGCGAAAAGTGCGCCCTGCCCGACATTCATCGTCCAACCGGACCTTCGGATTCCATTGGCCAAACCGGGCCGCTCTGGCTTCATGTTCGAGGCCCTCGCTGCGGAAACTGAATTCGCCAGCTGA
- a CDS encoding YHS domain-containing protein encodes MRVVRTWNGVLTMQVTDPVCQRSIPLETVEAHREFLGWSYFFCSAQCVRRFDQRPEKYIDRQQGGPPAHIAQP; translated from the coding sequence ATGCGTGTGGTGCGAACATGGAACGGCGTTCTGACGATGCAGGTGACCGATCCAGTATGCCAGCGTAGCATTCCGCTAGAGACCGTCGAGGCCCACCGCGAATTTTTGGGATGGTCTTATTTCTTCTGCTCGGCTCAGTGCGTGCGGCGCTTCGATCAGCGCCCCGAGAAATACATTGATCGGCAGCAAGGCGGGCCGCCGGCGCACATTGCGCAGCCCTGA
- a CDS encoding NAD(P)/FAD-dependent oxidoreductase: MSAAVTVVGAGPAGLAAAIVLAKGGRDVELHEWHRHVGARFHGDFQGLENWSCDEDTLCELQSWGIDINFLAHPVRTGTGFDARGRRHEISARRPLYYLVERGGSVQSLEYGLLKQAEALGVRVHFGSRVRETEGETILAGGPRKADIIASGYVFETECEDGAYIAFDDRLAPRGYAYLLVHQGRGTIAACLFSGFKRQQEFVERTCDFFREKVGLVMRNEQAFGGYGNLRLPRSAVQGRHPVAGEHAGFQDALAGFGLRYSITSGALAAQSILENRSYEQLWRRLLLPRMKAGFVNRFVFNSIGTTGRHWVTAKLMQANTGERLHKLYAASSLHAMLFPAAERRLRRGLHDPSCDHQDCTCVWCEHGTAF; this comes from the coding sequence ATGAGCGCAGCCGTTACAGTGGTCGGCGCAGGTCCGGCGGGTCTCGCCGCGGCGATCGTGCTCGCCAAAGGCGGAAGGGATGTCGAGCTTCACGAATGGCACCGCCACGTCGGGGCGCGGTTTCACGGCGATTTCCAGGGCCTTGAAAACTGGAGCTGCGACGAGGATACGCTGTGCGAACTCCAAAGCTGGGGGATCGATATCAACTTCCTGGCCCATCCAGTCCGGACAGGCACGGGTTTCGATGCGCGCGGACGGCGGCACGAGATTTCAGCGCGCCGCCCACTCTATTATCTCGTTGAGCGCGGCGGATCGGTGCAAAGCCTCGAGTATGGGCTCCTCAAGCAGGCAGAGGCGCTTGGTGTGCGGGTCCATTTCGGGAGTCGCGTTCGCGAAACCGAGGGAGAAACGATCCTCGCCGGGGGACCGCGCAAAGCCGATATTATCGCCTCGGGATATGTATTCGAAACCGAGTGTGAAGATGGAGCTTACATTGCCTTCGACGACCGTTTGGCACCGCGAGGCTATGCCTATCTCCTCGTCCATCAAGGCCGCGGGACTATCGCAGCGTGTCTTTTTAGCGGCTTCAAACGGCAACAGGAATTTGTCGAGCGAACCTGTGATTTCTTCCGGGAGAAAGTCGGGCTCGTGATGCGTAACGAACAAGCCTTCGGCGGTTATGGAAATCTGCGACTCCCAAGAAGCGCAGTCCAGGGGCGCCATCCGGTTGCGGGCGAGCATGCTGGTTTCCAAGATGCCCTTGCGGGGTTTGGTTTACGCTATTCAATCACTTCGGGCGCGCTCGCTGCACAAAGCATCCTCGAAAATCGAAGCTATGAGCAATTGTGGCGCCGTTTGCTTTTACCGAGAATGAAGGCGGGCTTCGTCAATCGTTTTGTCTTCAACAGCATCGGAACGACAGGACGCCATTGGGTGACAGCGAAACTGATGCAAGCCAATACGGGAGAGAGGCTGCACAAGCTGTATGCGGCATCATCTCTCCACGCTATGCTCTTCCCCGCTGCAGAACGTCGCCTGCGCAGGGGCTTACATGACCCAAGTTGCGACCATCAGGACTGCACATGCGTGTGGTGCGAACATGGAACGGCGTTCTGA
- a CDS encoding methyltransferase family protein, whose translation MHDSAYGLWILVAFNSAIFILFAFSFFKPKSGRDWRSFGAFSAFLVALFTEMYGFPLTIYFLSGWLQSNYPSVDWFAHDSGHLLEMLFGWRGNPHFGPFHLLSFGLIGGGFILLSAAWRVLYQAQKGGALATEGPYARIRHPQYVGFVLIMLGFLVQWPTILTLAMFPILLLMYWRLSLREEREALAEFGERYRQYAARVPRFFPKFRTLVSAKPGR comes from the coding sequence ATGCACGATTCCGCATACGGACTTTGGATATTGGTCGCCTTCAACTCGGCGATCTTCATTCTTTTTGCGTTCAGCTTTTTCAAGCCGAAATCGGGCCGCGATTGGCGCTCCTTTGGGGCGTTCAGCGCCTTTCTCGTGGCGCTTTTCACCGAGATGTACGGCTTCCCGCTTACCATCTACTTCCTGTCCGGATGGCTGCAGAGCAATTATCCGTCGGTTGACTGGTTCGCGCACGATTCCGGTCATTTGCTCGAAATGCTGTTTGGCTGGCGCGGCAATCCGCATTTCGGTCCGTTCCACCTCCTCAGTTTTGGATTGATCGGAGGTGGTTTCATCCTTTTGTCGGCCGCGTGGCGCGTGCTCTATCAGGCACAGAAGGGGGGGGCACTTGCAACCGAAGGACCTTATGCTCGCATCCGCCACCCGCAATATGTCGGTTTCGTCCTCATCATGCTGGGCTTTCTGGTTCAGTGGCCGACCATACTTACGCTGGCCATGTTCCCGATCCTCCTCCTCATGTACTGGCGGCTGTCGCTGCGGGAGGAGCGAGAGGCACTCGCCGAGTTCGGCGAACGCTATCGTCAGTACGCAGCACGCGTTCCCCGGTTTTTCCCGAAGTTTCGCACGCTCGTCTCCGCCAAGCCAGGGAGGTGA
- a CDS encoding DUF2933 domain-containing protein, which produces MFLLAAGFLLLFEHQAHIPGDYYLLGLILAFCVGIHLFMHGGHGGHGGHGQADTPPSGHHGAHDQTTDSASKKTASRYAANDRPGNERGVR; this is translated from the coding sequence GTGTTTCTTCTCGCCGCCGGGTTTCTGCTGCTGTTCGAGCATCAGGCCCATATCCCCGGCGACTATTATCTGCTCGGATTGATCCTGGCGTTTTGCGTGGGCATCCACCTCTTCATGCACGGTGGGCATGGCGGACACGGCGGGCATGGCCAGGCCGATACACCACCTTCCGGGCACCATGGCGCACATGACCAGACAACCGATAGCGCGTCCAAGAAAACTGCCTCCCGCTATGCGGCTAATGACCGGCCGGGCAACGAAAGAGGAGTGCGCTGA
- a CDS encoding class I SAM-dependent methyltransferase has translation MTQRQRGKSARHELGLRALKPALRAVVKAGRLTVIGAHATRLVIDSGAPGPSVAIKLHSAALPFKLLSRPSLALGEAYMDGSLTVEDGSIRDLLAIVTSGLDGLDELPIERLRAPLARIATRLTGNRRRKAARNVARHYDLSNEFYALFLDEDWQYSCAYFCEGCSSLEDAQAAKRSHIGQKLMVGEGMSVLDIGCGWGGLAIELAKQGAAEVLGISLSQEQLTLARQRAEEAGFAEEARFDFCDYRDLQGEFDRIVSVGMFEHVGPASYGSFFRAIEEHLAPDGVAVVHSIGRMAPPGGKDPWVDKYIFPGGYIPSLSETLSVVERMGLWVTDIEILRLHYAETLAHWYERFQSRREKALELFDERFCRMWEYYLAACEMMFRNGNLMVFQLQLAHKRDAVPLTREYLYAPRDQSVVPRDAGGNHLRCSCSARSRLLGTSNSEGVPPMRYDGSSTS, from the coding sequence ATGACCCAGAGACAACGAGGAAAATCAGCGCGTCACGAACTTGGTCTGCGTGCATTGAAGCCGGCCTTGCGCGCCGTCGTGAAGGCTGGTCGACTTACAGTCATCGGTGCTCACGCGACGCGACTGGTCATCGATTCGGGTGCACCAGGACCCTCGGTTGCGATCAAGCTTCATAGCGCTGCGCTGCCGTTCAAGCTTCTCTCGCGCCCCTCGCTTGCGCTCGGCGAGGCCTATATGGATGGGTCCCTCACTGTGGAGGACGGATCCATTCGCGATCTCCTTGCAATTGTTACTTCCGGGCTCGACGGACTTGATGAATTGCCGATCGAACGCCTCCGCGCACCGCTCGCGCGCATAGCCACCCGTCTCACAGGCAACCGGCGCCGTAAAGCGGCCAGAAACGTCGCGCGTCATTACGACCTTTCGAACGAGTTCTATGCACTCTTCCTCGACGAAGACTGGCAATACTCGTGTGCCTATTTTTGCGAAGGTTGTTCCTCGCTAGAGGACGCTCAAGCCGCAAAGCGCTCCCATATTGGTCAAAAGCTGATGGTAGGTGAAGGCATGAGCGTCCTTGACATTGGCTGTGGCTGGGGCGGCCTCGCGATCGAATTGGCAAAGCAGGGCGCGGCCGAAGTGTTAGGCATCAGCCTTTCGCAAGAGCAACTGACGCTGGCGCGCCAGCGCGCCGAGGAGGCTGGGTTTGCAGAAGAGGCGCGGTTCGATTTCTGCGACTACCGCGACCTTCAGGGTGAATTCGACCGTATCGTTTCCGTCGGGATGTTCGAACATGTCGGCCCTGCCAGCTACGGGTCCTTTTTCAGAGCCATCGAAGAGCATCTTGCTCCGGATGGGGTCGCCGTCGTCCACTCGATCGGGAGAATGGCTCCCCCGGGCGGAAAGGATCCCTGGGTCGACAAGTACATCTTTCCCGGCGGCTACATCCCGTCGCTGTCAGAGACCCTGTCCGTCGTCGAGCGCATGGGCCTGTGGGTTACCGATATCGAGATCCTGAGGCTGCACTATGCGGAAACGCTGGCGCATTGGTACGAGCGCTTTCAATCGCGCCGCGAAAAGGCGCTCGAACTCTTCGACGAGCGCTTCTGCCGGATGTGGGAGTATTATCTCGCCGCCTGCGAAATGATGTTTCGCAATGGCAATCTTATGGTTTTCCAGCTCCAGCTTGCGCACAAGCGGGACGCGGTCCCGCTGACGCGTGAATATCTCTACGCCCCACGCGATCAAAGCGTCGTGCCGCGCGATGCAGGCGGGAACCATTTGCGCTGCAGCTGCTCAGCTCGCTCGCGTTTGCTTGGGACGTCGAACTCCGAAGGGGTTCCACCGATGCGCTACGATGGTTCGTCGACCAGCTGA
- a CDS encoding Bax inhibitor-1/YccA family protein, with translation MEDHRSATSFDRASTPQSVPSGTFDAGLRSYMLGVYNYMTSGLLLTGIVGLWVANTASIREIFFSATGAPTVLGWIAIFAPLAIVFALGFGINRFSERTAKTLFWSYAALMGVSLSTVFLAYTGVSIARTFFAAASAFGGLSLWGYTTKKDLSAWGAFLIMGVVGLLVALVVNMFLQSSTMDLIVSGLGVLIFAGLTAYDTQKIRNIYFQVGQTEFRGKAIVLGALTLYLDFINLFLFLLRLMGERR, from the coding sequence ATGGAAGACCACCGATCCGCGACAAGCTTTGATCGCGCCTCTACCCCTCAATCGGTTCCCTCGGGGACGTTTGACGCGGGGCTGCGATCATACATGCTCGGCGTCTATAATTACATGACGAGCGGATTGCTTCTTACCGGTATCGTCGGACTTTGGGTCGCGAATACCGCCAGCATTCGCGAGATCTTCTTTTCCGCTACCGGCGCGCCAACGGTGCTGGGCTGGATCGCCATCTTTGCACCCCTGGCCATTGTCTTTGCCTTGGGATTTGGGATCAATCGTTTCTCGGAAAGGACCGCGAAAACGCTGTTCTGGAGCTATGCGGCACTCATGGGCGTGTCGCTATCGACCGTATTCCTCGCCTATACCGGGGTGAGCATCGCCCGGACCTTTTTCGCCGCCGCCTCTGCCTTTGGCGGCCTGAGCCTGTGGGGATATACAACCAAGAAAGATCTATCGGCCTGGGGCGCCTTTTTGATCATGGGGGTTGTCGGCCTGCTCGTTGCCCTGGTCGTCAATATGTTCCTCCAATCCTCGACAATGGACCTGATTGTCAGCGGTCTGGGCGTGCTTATCTTCGCGGGCCTGACTGCCTATGACACGCAGAAGATCAGAAACATCTATTTCCAGGTCGGGCAGACCGAGTTTCGCGGCAAGGCCATCGTACTGGGCGCCCTGACGCTCTATCTCGATTTCATCAATCTGTTCCTGTTCCTGCTTCGCCTGATGGGAGAGCGCCGCTGA